A single window of Rhodococcus jostii RHA1 DNA harbors:
- a CDS encoding DUF3263 domain-containing protein, which yields MDGATARSRNQSERIDGDNSAGVKDVGDDGLSRREHDILSFERQWWKYAGAKEEAIKELFDMSATRYYQVLNALVDRPEALAADPMLVKRLRRLRASRQKARAARRLGFDVT from the coding sequence ATGGACGGCGCAACAGCGCGTAGTCGGAACCAGTCCGAGCGCATCGACGGCGACAACTCGGCGGGGGTCAAGGACGTCGGCGACGACGGCCTCTCGCGTCGCGAGCACGACATCCTGTCCTTCGAGCGCCAATGGTGGAAGTACGCCGGTGCGAAGGAAGAAGCGATCAAAGAGCTGTTCGACATGTCCGCCACCCGGTACTACCAGGTTCTCAACGCGCTGGTGGACCGGCCGGAGGCACTGGCAGCCGACCCGATGCTCGTGAAGCGGCTGCGACGGCTGCGCGCGAGCAGGCAGAAGGCCCGCGCCGCCCGTCGCCTCGGGTTCGACGTCACGTAG
- a CDS encoding LytR C-terminal domain-containing protein, whose translation MSTPKPESSGPPLRALAMVLIALAILFAGLGFASLGGSDSEETAATVTTTAAATTTPAARSTTAAGAAGATSASAASTTSGASSTSKSADAASVPVRVLNNSNVTGLASQTATELMSSGWTVSETGNYSDGTISETTVYYGTSAAEKEAATEIAAQLGVSAQPRFPGIANSSAGVIVIVTSAQ comes from the coding sequence GTGAGTACTCCGAAACCCGAATCGTCCGGCCCGCCGTTACGCGCCCTCGCGATGGTGCTGATCGCCCTCGCGATTCTGTTCGCGGGTCTCGGGTTCGCCTCCCTCGGAGGCTCGGACTCGGAGGAGACCGCCGCCACCGTCACGACCACGGCGGCCGCCACGACCACTCCCGCCGCGCGCTCGACGACGGCCGCCGGAGCGGCGGGTGCCACCTCGGCGTCCGCGGCGAGCACCACGTCCGGCGCCTCGAGCACCTCGAAGTCCGCCGACGCGGCGTCGGTCCCGGTACGGGTGCTCAACAACAGCAATGTCACCGGTCTCGCAAGCCAGACGGCCACCGAACTGATGTCCTCGGGGTGGACGGTGTCCGAAACCGGCAACTACAGCGACGGCACCATCTCCGAAACCACGGTGTACTACGGGACTTCCGCCGCCGAGAAGGAAGCGGCCACGGAGATCGCCGCGCAGCTCGGGGTGTCGGCCCAGCCGCGGTTCCCGGGTATCGCGAATTCGTCTGCCGGTGTGATCGTCATCGTCACCTCCGCGCAGTAG